The Vanessa atalanta chromosome 2, ilVanAtal1.2, whole genome shotgun sequence genome has a segment encoding these proteins:
- the LOC125071077 gene encoding run domain Beclin-1-interacting and cysteine-rich domain-containing protein-like, which produces MSFFKNVTSSFAIRSRDTILKESLINNLSECVKDIQYNSQFEENFHSVLGSTDSTNTLCMALEAVFLHGLKDTFLRKAKNVISGDPDYRPQSSFWPLILVLSHRQNIDQISSLPQINTEIGQCRSWLRIALNECLLSSYMSTLLKNISAVKPFYNRTAFVCDTEILEVAQQLVQGLETCVQFNLPINSSLLNNWPDQVLMQAGIWVPTMRVAPITAGLDVASTLCDESKPKVATTPSHTSSITGLGRMLSLSEDEALKFILSKDTNEIQNKQKSTEDNKESKKDIETETEPATSSIHIEQPATSQEPVDSGQIYSSSVDSGEFITTSDAIVTGNSLSGKGWSNDGQDELNTSMNSNSSHGSSMIKTPEIKSLSSLIDNSNTYSETISNTPNLRDIMKDIHKELKLTPDDNEFCEVKTETALPDDPTLQGLDFEVVPNSTTGSFTPQELQKMVKQLGTLSREKGLDYQNYQCKTCQDLLGSTISKAKVCGYTGEYYCSNCMDPNVFIIPSRVIHNWDFKRYPVSKKSALFLLEFQHHPWIDMKKLNPKIYSGVSDMAQLQELRIQLNFLRAYIFTCREPVIEELQKRVWPREYLYDHLHTYTISDLAQIPNGSLALQLEKVVQFAKSHVLDCWLCSQKGFICEVCRDPKILYPFETSSTYRCDECSSVFHSKCLNENLPCPKCKRRQDRTSDTSLVDVLNSHFNK; this is translated from the coding sequence ATGTCGTTTTTTAAGAATGTTACATCAAGCTTCGCTATTCGCAGTCGCGATACAATCCTCAAGGAGTctcttataaataacttatcagAGTGCGTGAAAGACATCCAATACAACAGTCAATTTGAAGAAAACTTTCATAGTGTTCTAGGTTCTACAGATTCAACGAATACCTTGTGTATGGCTTTGGAAGCTGTTTTCCTTCATGGTTTGAAAGATACTTTTTTAAGAAAagctaaaaatgttatatctgGCGATCCCGACTACCGTCCTCAATCAAGTTTTTGGCCTCTCATACTTGTTTTATCACATAGGCAAAACATTGATCAAATTTCGTCCTTGCCACAGATTAACACCGAAATAGGCCAATGTCGATCATGGCTTAGGATCGCTCTCAACGAATGTTTATTGTCATCCTATATGtccacattattaaaaaacatatcagCAGTGAAACCATTTTATAACAGAACAGCTTTCGTTTGTGATACAGAAATACTAGAAGTAGCACAACAACTAGTTCAGGGCTTGGAAACCTGTGTCCAATTTAATTTACCTATAAAttctagtttattaaataattggcCAGATCAAGTATTAATGCAAGCTGGCATTTGGGTTCCTACAATGAGAGTAGCGCCAATCACTGCAGGATTAGATGTGGCCAGCACTTTATGCGATGAATCTAAACCAAAAGTGGCAACAACTCCATCTCATACCTCAAGTATTACAGGTTTGGGGAGAATGTTATCTTTAAGTGAGGATGAAGCTTTGAAGTTTATACTTTCTAAAGATACAAATGAGATACAGAACAAGCAGAAAAGTACAGAAGATAATAAAGAGAGTAAAAAGGACATAGAAACAGAAACAGAACCTGCTACGAGTTCAATCCACATAGAACAGCCTGCAACAAGCCAAGAGCCAGTAGACTCTGGGCAGATTTATTCCTCATCTGTAGACTCGGGAGAATTTATAACAACATCTGATGCAATTGTAACAGGAAACTCATTGAGTGGAAAAGGATGGTCCAATGATGGTCAAGATGAACTGAATACATCAATGAATTCAAATTCATCACATGGAAGCAGTATGATAAAAACACCAGAAATAAAAAGCCTATCATCACTTATTGATAACTCAAATACTTATAGTGAAACAATATCAAACACTCCAAATTTGAGAGATATTATGAAAGATATTCATAAAGAGTTAAAATTAACACCAGACGACAATGAGTTCTGTGAGGTGAAGACAGAAACAGCTCTTCCTGATGATCCTACATTACAGGGATTAGATTTTGAAGTAGTGCCAAACTCAACAACTGGGTCTTTCACTCCTCAAGAGTTGCAGAAAATGGTAAAACAATTGGGGACATTGTCACGTGAAAAGGGTCTtgattatcaaaattatcaatGCAAGACTTGTCAAGATTTATTGGGCAGTACCATTTCTAAAGCAAAAGTGTGTGGCTACACTGGTGAATACTACTGTTCCAATTGTATGGACCCTAATGTTTTCATTATACCATCTCGGGTCATTCACAATTGGGATTTCAAAAGATATCCAGTGTCAAAGAAGTCAGCcctatttttattagaatttcaGCACCATCCATGGATAGACATGAAAAAACTAAATCCAAAGATTTACTCTGGAGTTTCAGATATGGCTCAGTTGCAAGAATTAAGAATTCAACTTAATTTTCTACGAGCTTATATATTCACCTGCCGAGAACCAGTCATTGAAGAATTGCAGAAACGAGTTTGGCCCAGAGAGTATTTATATGATCATCTCCATACATACACAATATCTGATTTGGCACAAATTCCAAATGGTTCACTGGCCTTACAACTTGAGAAAGTAGTACAATTTGCAAAATCTCATGTACTTGATTGTTGGCTTTGTagtcaaaaaggttttatatgtgAAGTTTGTCGAGATCCTAAAATACTATACCCTTTTGAGACTAGCTCTACTTACAGATGTGACGAATGTTCAAGTGTCTTTCATTCAAAGTGTCTGAATGAGAACTTACCTTGCCCTAAGTGCAAAAGGAGACAAGATAGAACCAGTGATACATCGTTGGTTGACGTTCTGAATAGCCATTTCAATAAATGA
- the LOC125075229 gene encoding protein cereblon-like, which produces MIYVLYLLLLYASSYRYTNAEQNPYFQKNGQELLLCRKCGADVADSNYLISKHSPGAQKIEKQNLFGKQNITVQTLINPFGVKFDIVTAEKARCKNIGPRQGADSWFPGYTWNICTCPHCGQHLGWSFESSGAKAVENNESIHLFHGLILSNILGENFTDSLIMMPKMYKM; this is translated from the exons ATGATTTACGTGCTCTATTTATTGCTGTTATATGCTTCAAGCTACCGATATACGAATGCTGAACAAAATCCTTACTTTCAAAAAAATGGTCAAG AATTACTTTTATGTCGAAAATGTGGCGCCGATGTAGCCGATTCCaactatttaattagtaaacatagcCCAGGAGCACAGAAAATCGAGAAACAAAACTTATTTggcaaacaaaatattacagttCAGACATTAATCAATCCTTTTGGTGTTAAGTTTGATATTGTTACAGCTGAAAAAGCAAGATGTAAAAATATAGGACCA CGGCAAGGAGCCGACTCATGGTTTCCTGGGTATACATGGAATATTTGTACCTGTCCTCATTGTGGACAACATTTAGGATGGTCTTTTGAAAGTTCTGGTGCAAAGGCTGTTGAAAACAATGAAagtattcatttgtttcatGGGTTAATATTAAGTAACATTCTTGGAGAAAATT